The Acidobacteriota bacterium genome includes a window with the following:
- a CDS encoding sodium:solute symporter, translating to MGFSLLDYAILVLYLLATAILGILLGRGRKDLGQYFLAGRNLSWWVVCLSIVATETSTLTFIGVPALSYTGNFTFLQLVFGYVVGRVLVSFLLVPAYFKQRLQTAYQLLAYRLGKGVRKFSAFLFLGTRSLADGVRLFSTGLVLSVVTGISDFWAVLLIGAITVAYTFYGGMLSVIFNDVVQLVVYLSGAVIALYVLLDKIPGGWSQAISEAQLHAKLQVFDFDLALATPYTFWAGLVGGAFLTLATHGTDQMMVQRYLSSGTPRRSQIALIASGVVILAQFSLFLLLGALLFVFYKHFPLDQALVQTDRIFPIFIVRELPSGISGLIIAAIFAAAMSTLSSSLNSLSASSIHDFYRGWRRGTEAHYLRVSRLLTLGWCGILVVIALLARNWGSVLEAGLTIPSLTMGSVLGVFLLALRRRSITQRGALTGMAAGLATMLVIHWTGEVAWPWYVLVGTSVTFATGWIASRLGGGNPAPGH from the coding sequence GTGGGTTTCTCGCTCCTGGACTACGCCATCCTGGTCCTCTATCTCCTGGCCACGGCCATCCTGGGCATCCTGCTGGGCCGGGGCCGAAAGGACCTGGGTCAATATTTCCTGGCCGGCCGGAATCTCTCCTGGTGGGTCGTCTGTCTCTCCATCGTCGCTACCGAGACCAGCACCCTCACCTTCATCGGGGTCCCGGCCCTCTCCTACACCGGAAATTTCACCTTCCTCCAGTTGGTCTTCGGGTACGTCGTGGGACGTGTACTGGTCAGTTTTCTCCTGGTGCCAGCCTACTTCAAGCAGCGGCTCCAGACCGCTTACCAACTCCTGGCCTACCGTCTGGGGAAAGGGGTGAGAAAATTCTCCGCCTTCCTGTTTCTGGGAACTCGTTCCCTGGCGGACGGAGTCCGTCTCTTTTCCACCGGGCTGGTGCTTTCGGTGGTCACCGGAATTTCCGACTTTTGGGCCGTGCTACTGATCGGCGCCATCACCGTCGCCTATACATTCTACGGAGGAATGCTGTCGGTCATCTTCAATGACGTCGTTCAGCTGGTCGTCTACCTGTCGGGAGCCGTCATCGCCCTCTACGTCCTGCTGGATAAGATTCCCGGAGGATGGTCCCAGGCCATCAGTGAGGCGCAACTACACGCCAAGCTGCAGGTCTTCGACTTCGATCTGGCTCTCGCCACCCCCTACACCTTCTGGGCAGGCCTCGTGGGCGGCGCCTTTCTCACTCTGGCGACCCATGGCACGGACCAGATGATGGTCCAGCGCTATCTCTCCAGCGGCACCCCCCGGCGCAGCCAGATCGCCCTGATCGCCAGCGGCGTTGTGATCCTGGCGCAGTTCTCACTCTTCCTTCTCCTGGGAGCTTTGCTGTTCGTCTTCTACAAGCACTTCCCTCTGGATCAGGCACTGGTCCAGACCGACCGGATTTTCCCCATCTTCATCGTCCGGGAGTTGCCCTCGGGAATCTCGGGGCTGATCATCGCGGCCATTTTCGCCGCGGCCATGTCGACCCTGAGCAGCTCCCTGAACTCCCTGTCCGCCTCCTCCATCCACGACTTCTACCGCGGCTGGCGGCGTGGAACCGAAGCCCACTACCTGCGGGTGTCCCGGCTGCTGACCCTGGGCTGGTGCGGGATTCTGGTGGTCATCGCCCTGCTGGCCAGGAACTGGGGGTCTGTGCTGGAAGCGGGCCTGACCATACCGAGCCTGACCATGGGAAGCGTGCTGGGTGTGTTTCTGCTGGCTCTGCGCCGTCGCAGCATCACCCAGAGGGGAGCGCTGACCGGCATGGCGGCGGGACTTGCCACCATGCTCGTGATCCACTGGACGGGAGAAGTGGCGTGGCCCTGGTATGTTCTGGTGGGAACCAGCGTGACCTTTGCGACGGGATGGATCGCCTCCCGATTGGGTGGCGGCAACCCGGCCCCGGGTCACTGA
- a CDS encoding DUF1326 domain-containing protein has protein sequence MRSGIVACLTLAVVMTPLVAADATISGDYLEVRTTDVYTGPCFANAEVNLTGKEAMLAWRVRHGSWNGVSLRGLSVLAIVKSASTLGDPHAVDRSSRSLIVVDERADGDQEEALLAFVRTEAPQLMENVVQVQRAPIALEFGASKTFARLQAGDIASLRTRALNHHDHICGNETVYYPPLTEVADARPAFTLSHRFQGDGLGSSWGTYGTRGAFVGSFTR, from the coding sequence ATGAGATCAGGAATCGTTGCTTGCTTGACCTTGGCCGTGGTCATGACGCCTCTGGTGGCCGCCGACGCCACCATCTCGGGAGATTACCTGGAGGTGCGGACGACGGACGTTTACACCGGGCCCTGTTTCGCCAACGCGGAAGTCAATCTGACGGGGAAAGAAGCCATGCTCGCGTGGCGGGTGCGCCATGGAAGTTGGAACGGCGTTTCGCTTCGGGGACTCAGCGTGCTTGCCATCGTGAAGTCCGCGTCCACCCTGGGTGATCCTCATGCCGTGGACCGTTCCTCCCGGTCTCTGATCGTGGTGGACGAGCGGGCGGACGGAGATCAGGAGGAGGCCCTGCTGGCGTTCGTCCGGACCGAAGCTCCGCAACTGATGGAGAATGTGGTCCAGGTTCAACGCGCTCCCATCGCTCTTGAATTCGGCGCTTCCAAGACGTTTGCGCGCCTGCAGGCGGGGGACATCGCCTCCCTCCGGACCCGGGCACTGAATCACCACGACCATATCTGCGGCAACGAGACGGTCTACTATCCGCCGTTGACCGAGGTGGCCGATGCTCGTCCGGCTTTTACGCTCTCCCATAGGTTCCAGGGAGACGGCCTGGGCAGCAGTTGGGGAACCTACGGAACCCGCGGGGCGTTCGTCGGGAGCTTCACGCGCTGA
- a CDS encoding FAD binding domain-containing protein — MQAFEYANPTSIQDAVRLLGSNEGESAVLAGGTDLLSLMKDYVVTPGRLVNIKSIEDLQGVSFDSDAGLSIGAVATLDELAAQDSVQTHYPALIQALDGIRSAQIQAAGTVGGDLCQRPRCWYFRRGFGLLAQMNGKSMVADGDNRYHAILGNDGPAQFVNASSLAPALIALGAKVTIQGVSGSREIALEDFFQTPGSQSERENVLAPNEILTRIVVPAASGTQNATYEVREKEALDWPLAAASVSLTENGGGVGQARVVLGHVAPVPWVSEKAGMALQGKAVSRESAESAGDAAVEGARALSRNKYKIQLARVAVKRAVLRAAGMEES, encoded by the coding sequence ATGCAAGCCTTCGAATATGCCAACCCAACCTCGATCCAGGACGCCGTTCGCCTCTTGGGGAGCAACGAAGGAGAGTCGGCCGTGCTGGCCGGCGGAACCGATCTCCTGAGCCTGATGAAGGACTATGTCGTGACCCCCGGGCGTCTCGTGAACATCAAATCCATCGAAGATCTCCAAGGGGTGAGTTTCGACTCGGACGCCGGACTCAGCATCGGCGCCGTCGCGACCCTGGACGAACTGGCCGCCCAGGATTCGGTGCAGACTCACTATCCGGCGCTGATTCAGGCTCTGGACGGTATTCGCAGTGCGCAGATCCAGGCTGCCGGCACGGTCGGCGGCGACCTCTGTCAACGGCCCCGATGCTGGTATTTTCGCCGGGGTTTCGGACTGCTGGCGCAAATGAACGGCAAGTCCATGGTCGCGGACGGAGACAATCGCTACCACGCCATTTTGGGCAACGACGGTCCGGCGCAATTCGTCAATGCTTCGAGCCTGGCTCCCGCTCTGATCGCACTCGGAGCCAAGGTGACGATCCAGGGAGTCTCCGGCTCCCGGGAAATCGCCCTCGAGGATTTTTTCCAGACTCCCGGGTCCCAGAGTGAGCGGGAGAATGTCCTGGCCCCCAACGAGATCCTGACCCGGATCGTGGTTCCGGCGGCCTCGGGAACGCAAAACGCCACCTACGAAGTTCGGGAGAAGGAGGCGCTGGACTGGCCGCTGGCCGCGGCGTCCGTTTCGCTGACCGAAAACGGCGGCGGCGTCGGTCAAGCCCGCGTCGTATTGGGACATGTCGCTCCGGTGCCGTGGGTCTCCGAGAAGGCCGGCATGGCTCTTCAAGGTAAAGCCGTCAGCCGGGAATCGGCGGAAAGTGCCGGTGACGCCGCCGTGGAAGGCGCGCGGGCGCTGAGCCGGAACAAGTACAAGATCCAACTGGCTCGAGTGGCCGTCAAACGCGCCGTGCTCCGGGCAGCCGGGATGGAGGAGAGTTGA
- a CDS encoding xanthine dehydrogenase family protein molybdopterin-binding subunit produces the protein MADYSWPEASKRRYIGKSVSRLDGPLKVTGVAKYSYDVNRSGMLFARILRSPHAHARITGLDTSAAEAVPGVKAVRVIQGVGTEIKWELDEIATVAAETEEAAEDGVRAIKVDYEVLSHFVTEEDRASAPDQEVAREETEGDPAGAMASADVRSKGYYGIAAITHCCMESHGQVCEWEGEDKLNAWCSTQAVSGLPGQFADKLGLPTANVRVITPYMGGGFGSKFSADRWGIECAELARQENAAVKLFLERDAELAVAGDRPSAYAKIEVGAKSDGTITAWNSETWGSGGISGSRGSPPVPYVFQVPNRKQTHHSIVINKATARAWRAPNHPQACFLTMGALEDLAAELKMDPLDLFLKNVSITGPRADTYAEELKVGAALMDWRRNWHPRGDSGRGPVKRGLGLGLHTWGGRAHQSNCEVVIFPDGNVEARLGSQDLGTGTITVVAMILAETLDLPLDAVSVKIGDSRFPASGGSGGSTTVGGVTSSTRRAAVNALEQLLERVAPSLDASADQLEAVDGRVQVKGNPARSLSWRQAAARIGPSPMSATGSNPGPGKLSDSGVGGIQMADVSVDVETGIVKINKVVAVQDCGLIIDMKLSESQVYGSLIMGIAYALCEEKVLDPVSGKMLNPDMEFYKLPGIGDIGELVVHMMTGPGYDERGVIGLGEPPVISTGAAIANAVANAIGVRVPYMPVTPNRVLEALERGGAA, from the coding sequence ATGGCTGATTACTCATGGCCGGAAGCTTCCAAGAGGAGGTACATCGGCAAAAGTGTCTCCCGTCTGGATGGGCCTCTCAAGGTGACGGGAGTGGCCAAGTACTCCTACGACGTCAACCGCTCCGGGATGCTGTTCGCGAGAATCCTCCGCAGTCCTCATGCCCACGCTCGAATCACCGGCCTGGACACTTCGGCCGCCGAAGCCGTACCGGGTGTCAAGGCCGTCCGGGTGATTCAGGGGGTCGGCACCGAGATCAAGTGGGAGTTGGACGAAATCGCGACCGTCGCCGCCGAGACCGAAGAGGCGGCTGAGGACGGAGTTCGGGCCATCAAGGTCGACTACGAGGTTCTTTCCCATTTCGTCACGGAAGAGGACCGGGCCAGCGCTCCGGACCAGGAGGTCGCCAGGGAGGAGACCGAAGGAGATCCGGCCGGCGCCATGGCTTCGGCGGACGTCCGGAGCAAGGGGTACTACGGCATTGCCGCCATCACCCATTGCTGCATGGAGTCTCACGGCCAGGTCTGCGAGTGGGAAGGCGAAGACAAGCTCAATGCCTGGTGCTCCACCCAGGCGGTTTCGGGCCTGCCCGGCCAGTTTGCCGACAAGCTGGGCCTGCCGACCGCCAACGTGCGGGTGATCACTCCCTACATGGGCGGAGGATTCGGGAGCAAGTTCAGCGCCGATCGCTGGGGTATCGAGTGCGCCGAGTTGGCCCGCCAGGAGAACGCCGCCGTCAAGCTCTTCCTGGAGCGGGACGCGGAGTTGGCCGTTGCGGGAGACCGCCCCTCGGCTTACGCCAAAATCGAGGTCGGCGCCAAATCCGACGGTACGATCACGGCTTGGAACTCGGAAACATGGGGCTCCGGCGGGATCTCCGGTTCGCGCGGCAGTCCGCCGGTCCCTTACGTTTTCCAGGTTCCCAACCGGAAGCAGACGCACCATTCCATCGTCATCAACAAGGCCACGGCACGAGCTTGGCGGGCCCCCAACCATCCCCAGGCCTGCTTCCTGACCATGGGCGCCCTGGAGGATCTGGCGGCCGAATTGAAGATGGATCCCCTGGATCTGTTCCTCAAGAACGTCTCCATTACCGGACCTCGAGCCGACACCTACGCCGAGGAATTGAAAGTGGGGGCCGCCCTCATGGACTGGCGGCGCAACTGGCACCCCCGGGGAGACAGCGGACGCGGCCCCGTCAAGCGGGGTCTCGGGCTGGGCCTCCACACCTGGGGTGGAAGGGCTCATCAGAGCAACTGCGAAGTCGTGATCTTTCCCGACGGAAACGTGGAAGCACGATTGGGGAGCCAGGACCTGGGCACGGGCACCATTACGGTCGTCGCCATGATCCTGGCCGAGACCCTGGACCTCCCCCTCGACGCCGTGAGCGTGAAGATCGGCGACAGCCGTTTTCCCGCCTCCGGAGGTTCGGGAGGAAGCACCACCGTCGGAGGCGTGACCTCTTCGACCCGCCGGGCGGCGGTCAACGCGCTGGAGCAGTTGCTGGAACGGGTGGCTCCGTCCCTGGACGCTTCGGCCGATCAACTGGAGGCCGTCGACGGGCGGGTTCAGGTCAAGGGCAATCCGGCCCGCAGCCTCTCCTGGCGGCAGGCGGCGGCCCGCATCGGTCCCAGCCCCATGAGCGCGACGGGTAGCAATCCCGGTCCCGGCAAGCTGAGCGACAGCGGCGTGGGCGGGATTCAGATGGCGGACGTCTCCGTGGACGTGGAGACGGGGATCGTCAAGATCAACAAGGTGGTGGCGGTTCAGGACTGCGGCCTGATCATCGACATGAAGCTTTCCGAGAGCCAGGTCTACGGTTCCTTGATCATGGGAATCGCCTACGCCTTGTGCGAGGAGAAGGTCCTGGATCCGGTGAGCGGCAAGATGTTGAACCCGGACATGGAGTTCTACAAGCTGCCTGGAATCGGGGACATCGGCGAGTTGGTCGTGCACATGATGACGGGTCCCGGGTACGACGAGCGGGGCGTGATCGGATTGGGTGAGCCGCCGGTGATCTCCACCGGCGCGGCGATAGCGAATGCCGTGGCCAACGCCATCGGCGTGCGCGTCCCGTACATGCCCGTGACCCCAAATCGCGTATTGGAAGCCCTTGAGAGAGGAGGAGCTGCCTGA
- a CDS encoding (2Fe-2S)-binding protein, translating to MSKNGKEEHVTANVSRRAFLRGGAAGAVTTGLLQRISGAPSAMSGHGVEGPGALSMKLKVNGRKHRVELEPRTTLLDALRNHLDLTGAKKVCDRGTCGSCTVLVDDKPVYSCSTLAIEAQGKDITTVEGLGTPDRMHPVQEAFVDHDAQQCGFCTPGFVIACKAFLDRNPNPTLDQINTGLGGNLCRCGTYAGIRPAVMQAAGALKGGTNG from the coding sequence ATGAGCAAAAATGGAAAAGAAGAACACGTCACCGCGAACGTTTCGCGGCGTGCCTTCTTGAGAGGAGGCGCCGCCGGCGCCGTAACCACGGGGTTGCTGCAACGGATCAGCGGCGCTCCTTCGGCGATGTCGGGCCACGGGGTCGAGGGTCCGGGAGCCTTGAGCATGAAGCTCAAGGTGAACGGACGGAAACACCGGGTGGAATTGGAACCCAGGACGACCCTGCTGGATGCGCTTCGCAACCATTTGGACCTGACGGGGGCGAAAAAGGTCTGCGACCGCGGGACCTGCGGGTCCTGTACGGTCCTGGTGGACGACAAACCGGTCTACTCCTGTTCCACGCTGGCCATCGAGGCCCAGGGAAAGGACATCACAACCGTCGAGGGGCTTGGGACCCCGGACCGAATGCATCCCGTTCAGGAGGCCTTCGTGGATCACGATGCCCAACAGTGCGGATTCTGCACGCCGGGATTCGTCATTGCGTGCAAGGCGTTCCTGGACCGGAACCCCAATCCCACTCTGGACCAGATCAACACCGGTCTGGGGGGCAACCTCTGCCGCTGTGGAACCTACGCCGGAATTCGCCCGGCCGTGATGCAGGCGGCAGGGGCCCTGAAAGGAGGGACCAATGGCTGA
- the rnhA gene encoding ribonuclease HI, protein MTRRSGASHSDSGDAEVVLYTDGACSGNPGPGGWAFVLEHRASGKTLEDSGSERQTTNNRMELQAVIQGLSRLTRRARVHVVTDSSYVQQGATDWIHKWKARGWKKSTSGKKPVKNQDLWEQLDRIRNQHEVSFERVRGHAGHPMNERCDELAVAAYQHLKGSRW, encoded by the coding sequence ATGACCAGACGGAGTGGAGCATCGCATTCCGATTCCGGCGATGCCGAGGTGGTCCTCTACACCGACGGCGCCTGCAGCGGAAATCCCGGTCCCGGAGGTTGGGCGTTCGTCCTGGAGCACCGGGCCTCGGGCAAGACACTGGAAGACAGCGGCTCGGAACGTCAGACGACCAACAATCGAATGGAGCTTCAGGCGGTGATTCAGGGTCTCTCCAGATTGACCCGGCGCGCTCGCGTCCACGTGGTGACCGACAGTTCCTACGTCCAGCAGGGAGCCACGGATTGGATCCACAAATGGAAAGCTCGCGGTTGGAAGAAGAGTACCTCCGGGAAGAAGCCGGTCAAGAACCAGGATCTCTGGGAACAACTGGACCGGATTCGGAACCAGCACGAGGTGAGCTTCGAGCGCGTCCGTGGACATGCGGGACACCCCATGAACGAGCGTTGCGACGAGCTGGCGGTGGCGGCCTACCAGCACCTCAAGGGAAGCCGGTGGTAG
- a CDS encoding c-type cytochrome, translating to MWKGCRMVKGGAILATALALAAMSGPGAGQGTVVRGTEFGEPIQGIDGVEFELFRLGLEDFLEVEDADEGLGPLYNGRSCAECHVTPAIGGISTITEVRAGTLDADGTFQDPPGGSLIHLFSIPDHSIQAAVPEGANVVARRQPIPLFGGGLVEAVPDEVLAALEDPEDEDGDGISGRVHWVVDRDSGETRAGRFGWKAQQSSLFTFGAEAYRNEMGITSDLFPDEMCPAGDCEPLEFIDPVADPEDGPELSTGLRGIDNFANFMRLLGPPPGGAENDTTRRGEELFEEVRCSACHVPTLQTGSSPFEALSNKTFRPFGDFLLHDVGTGDGIQDGDAGPAEIRTPALWGVSHRAPYLHDGSAATIEAAILRHGAEAESSRTLFEALTAEERGALLAFLRSL from the coding sequence ATGTGGAAAGGGTGCCGGATGGTGAAGGGGGGGGCCATACTGGCGACGGCGCTGGCCCTTGCTGCGATGTCCGGTCCGGGGGCCGGACAAGGAACCGTTGTGCGGGGCACCGAGTTCGGCGAACCCATCCAGGGAATCGATGGGGTGGAATTCGAACTTTTCCGCCTTGGACTCGAAGACTTTCTGGAAGTGGAGGACGCCGATGAAGGACTGGGGCCTCTGTACAACGGCCGCTCATGCGCCGAATGCCACGTTACTCCCGCCATTGGGGGGATCAGCACCATCACCGAGGTCCGGGCCGGAACTCTGGACGCCGACGGAACCTTTCAGGATCCGCCGGGCGGATCGTTGATCCATCTCTTCTCCATTCCCGACCATTCGATTCAGGCCGCGGTCCCGGAAGGCGCCAACGTGGTGGCCCGGCGGCAGCCGATCCCCTTGTTCGGAGGCGGTCTTGTGGAAGCGGTTCCGGACGAGGTTCTGGCGGCCCTGGAAGATCCGGAAGACGAGGATGGCGACGGAATCAGCGGGCGGGTCCACTGGGTGGTGGACCGGGACTCCGGAGAGACGCGCGCCGGGCGTTTCGGTTGGAAGGCGCAGCAGTCCTCCCTTTTCACCTTCGGAGCAGAGGCCTACCGCAACGAAATGGGGATCACCAGCGACCTGTTCCCCGACGAGATGTGTCCTGCCGGAGACTGCGAGCCGTTGGAATTCATCGACCCCGTCGCCGACCCTGAAGATGGGCCGGAACTGTCCACGGGGCTGCGAGGAATCGACAACTTCGCGAATTTCATGCGCCTGCTGGGACCGCCGCCCGGAGGTGCGGAAAACGACACGACACGGCGGGGGGAGGAACTCTTCGAGGAAGTTCGTTGTTCCGCCTGTCACGTTCCGACTCTGCAGACCGGCTCCAGCCCGTTCGAAGCCCTCAGCAACAAGACTTTCAGACCATTTGGGGACTTTCTGCTCCACGACGTGGGGACCGGAGATGGGATTCAGGATGGAGATGCCGGTCCGGCGGAGATCCGGACGCCAGCTCTTTGGGGCGTCTCGCATCGCGCTCCGTATCTGCACGACGGGTCCGCGGCCACCATTGAAGCGGCGATTCTGAGGCACGGCGCCGAGGCCGAGTCCAGCCGAACCCTGTTCGAAGCCCTGACCGCGGAGGAACGCGGCGCGCTGCTGGCTTTCCTCAGATCTCTTTGA
- a CDS encoding cupredoxin domain-containing protein encodes MKIPLILLTFVLLLLGPGAGPASPVSTAERKDDAKVRKVRVSAERFHFIPSRIRVKRGTLLEIELSSQDTFHGFRIPKAGIDVTIPGRGQGKIKIRFRSRKAGKYPFECSRPCGAGHTMMRGTIIVE; translated from the coding sequence GTGAAGATCCCGCTGATCCTGCTGACATTCGTCCTGCTCCTGCTCGGTCCGGGAGCCGGTCCCGCGTCCCCCGTTTCAACCGCGGAGCGGAAAGATGACGCGAAGGTCCGGAAGGTTCGGGTCTCGGCGGAGAGGTTTCACTTCATTCCCTCCAGGATTCGGGTCAAGCGGGGAACGCTGCTGGAGATCGAGTTGAGCAGTCAGGACACGTTTCATGGCTTTCGCATCCCCAAGGCCGGCATCGACGTCACCATTCCGGGGCGGGGTCAGGGAAAGATCAAGATCCGTTTCCGATCCCGGAAGGCGGGGAAATATCCGTTCGAATGCTCGCGGCCTTGTGGCGCCGGCCACACCATGATGCGGGGAACCATCATTGTGGAATAA
- a CDS encoding CehA/McbA family metallohydrolase yields the protein MKQAMALIVLSASFFSLLPGQALPLVDEVEPQPLMAQVVRLGEALSFLGSRLESRDWERIQALRDQAPSDAVVREIQTVLDPYCLAMVSINPEARVKVIRGPAAPLLVQGGWSSFLVKIENDAAVNAQLHAESPNALPLFHKSTGAKRVKPENVLSDGDVANRFLELAIYGRRPLHSRLSGLKLEYAIVQIYAREQGLREAKIGFHVGQGTQDLGFRNSVDILFDCRPAVKVRLRVKDHDGSPTMASFVITDGIERVIEDPELNRLPSDYRLALALRRPWDRTRGIGNTPGPVGRLVGVYPLPSRRLSRGEYPDFFFHPQVYRADGEHVFLPAGEYEIRVQRGPEYLVQNRRVRVRSGVEEQEIEFRLQRWTHLAALGWYSADHHVHAAGCSHYESPDEGVQPLHMWRQALGEDLNIACVLTWGPCWYHQKEFFEGRVHSLSNGNNLMRYDVEVSGFPSSHAGHLCLLRLREDDYPGTTRVQQWPSWTLPVLQWGQGQGAVVGYSHSGWGLEPMEFTTELPNYAMAKFDGIGANEYIVTVTHDAVDFISAGDTPLPWEFNIWYHTLNSGFRTRISGETDFPCIYDDRIGMSRSYAKLEGELDFDRYMDQIRAGRSYVSDGRSHIIGFRVQDRELGTEGSELRLAAPGRVKVRARVAAYLPERQDDVGALIASRGLTQPPYWHLERARRGTSREVPLELVVNGQPVGTRVVTADGDWNDIEFDHELARSSWVALRVLASSHTNPIFVLVGGEPVRASRKSAEWCRQAVDQCWKMKQGKIRDSEKDAARKAYDHARRVYDRIVSETEPGS from the coding sequence GTGAAACAGGCCATGGCGTTGATCGTCCTCTCCGCATCTTTCTTTTCGCTTCTCCCCGGACAGGCGTTGCCATTGGTAGACGAAGTCGAGCCCCAGCCGCTGATGGCTCAGGTCGTCCGCCTTGGGGAAGCCCTTTCGTTCCTGGGCAGCCGCTTGGAGAGCCGGGACTGGGAGCGGATCCAGGCCCTGAGGGATCAGGCGCCTTCCGATGCCGTGGTCCGTGAAATCCAGACCGTTCTGGATCCGTATTGCCTCGCCATGGTGTCCATCAACCCCGAGGCCCGGGTCAAGGTGATTCGCGGACCGGCGGCTCCCCTCCTGGTCCAGGGAGGATGGTCCAGCTTTCTGGTCAAGATAGAAAACGACGCGGCCGTCAACGCCCAGCTCCACGCCGAGAGCCCCAATGCGCTGCCGCTGTTTCACAAGTCGACCGGAGCCAAGCGGGTCAAGCCGGAGAACGTGCTCTCGGACGGAGACGTGGCCAATCGTTTCCTGGAGTTGGCCATCTATGGCCGCCGTCCCTTGCACAGCCGCCTTTCGGGTCTGAAGCTGGAGTACGCCATCGTCCAGATCTACGCTCGGGAACAGGGACTGCGCGAGGCCAAGATCGGATTCCACGTGGGGCAGGGGACCCAGGACCTGGGCTTTCGAAACAGCGTGGACATCCTGTTCGATTGCCGCCCTGCGGTTAAGGTCCGGCTCCGGGTCAAGGATCACGACGGTTCTCCCACCATGGCGTCGTTCGTCATCACCGACGGCATCGAACGGGTGATCGAGGATCCGGAGCTGAACCGGCTCCCCTCGGACTACCGGTTGGCTCTGGCGTTGAGGCGTCCCTGGGACCGGACCCGGGGCATCGGCAATACTCCCGGCCCCGTCGGCCGCCTGGTGGGGGTCTACCCGCTGCCGTCGCGGCGGCTCTCCCGCGGAGAATATCCCGATTTCTTCTTCCATCCTCAGGTCTACCGTGCCGACGGGGAGCATGTCTTCCTGCCGGCGGGCGAATATGAGATTCGCGTCCAACGCGGTCCGGAATACCTGGTTCAGAACCGGAGAGTCCGCGTTCGTTCCGGTGTCGAAGAGCAGGAGATCGAATTTCGGCTGCAGCGCTGGACGCATTTGGCGGCCCTGGGCTGGTACAGCGCCGACCACCATGTCCATGCCGCCGGATGCAGCCACTACGAGAGCCCCGACGAAGGGGTCCAGCCGCTTCACATGTGGCGCCAGGCGCTGGGCGAAGATTTGAACATCGCCTGCGTCCTGACCTGGGGACCGTGTTGGTATCACCAGAAGGAGTTCTTCGAGGGCCGGGTGCATTCCCTCTCCAACGGGAACAACCTGATGCGTTACGACGTGGAGGTCTCCGGCTTTCCCTCCTCGCACGCGGGCCATCTCTGTCTTCTGCGCCTGCGGGAAGACGACTACCCCGGGACGACCCGGGTCCAGCAATGGCCGAGCTGGACCCTTCCTGTCCTGCAGTGGGGACAGGGCCAGGGAGCCGTCGTCGGCTACTCCCATTCGGGATGGGGCCTGGAGCCGATGGAATTCACCACCGAATTGCCCAACTACGCAATGGCCAAGTTCGACGGAATCGGCGCCAATGAGTACATCGTGACGGTGACCCACGACGCGGTGGACTTCATTTCCGCCGGAGACACGCCGCTGCCCTGGGAGTTCAACATCTGGTACCACACCTTGAACTCGGGTTTTCGGACCCGCATCAGTGGAGAGACCGACTTTCCCTGCATTTACGACGACCGAATCGGGATGTCTCGCAGCTACGCGAAGCTGGAAGGGGAGTTGGACTTCGACCGCTACATGGATCAGATCCGCGCCGGGCGGAGCTATGTCTCGGACGGCAGATCGCACATTATCGGGTTTCGGGTGCAGGACCGCGAACTGGGTACGGAGGGAAGTGAACTCAGGCTGGCCGCACCCGGCCGGGTGAAGGTCCGGGCCCGGGTCGCCGCCTACCTTCCGGAAAGGCAGGATGACGTGGGCGCGTTGATTGCCTCGCGGGGCTTGACTCAGCCTCCCTATTGGCATCTGGAACGTGCCCGCAGGGGAACCAGCCGTGAGGTTCCGCTGGAACTGGTGGTGAACGGGCAGCCCGTGGGAACCCGGGTCGTGACGGCTGATGGCGACTGGAACGATATCGAGTTTGATCATGAGCTCGCCCGGTCCAGTTGGGTCGCTCTGCGGGTTCTTGCCAGCTCCCATACCAATCCCATCTTCGTCCTGGTGGGAGGCGAGCCGGTGCGGGCTTCCCGCAAGAGCGCCGAATGGTGCCGTCAGGCCGTGGATCAATGCTGGAAGATGAAGCAGGGCAAGATCCGCGATTCGGAGAAGGACGCGGCACGCAAGGCGTATGACCACGCCCGCCGGGTCTATGATCGGATCGTTTCCGAAACCGAGCCCGGAAGCTGA